Within the Streptomyces sp. YIM 121038 genome, the region GCGCCCCGGCGCGCGGGCCACGCGCAGGCCCAGCGACCCCGCGGTGCGCCGGGCCATAGAGGCCGCGCAGGCCGCCGCGCGCATCCCCGACCATCCGCGTCTGGACCAGGTCTTCGACGTGTTCGCGGAGGACGGCTCGCTGTGGATAGTCAGTGAGCTGGTGGCGGCCCGGCCGCTCGCGGCGCTGCTCGCCGACAAGCCCCTGAATCCGTTCCGCGCGGCGGAGGTCGCCGCCGACGTCGTGACCGCGCTGCGCGTGCTGCACGCGCACGGCTGGGTCCACCGGAACATCACCGTGCGCACGGTGCTCGTCTGTGACGACGGGCGCGTGCTCCTCACGGGGCTCGCGGCGGGCGCGGCGGAGGAGGCCCTGTGCGGGTACGACCCGCGGCCCGAGGGCGAGGACTTCTCCGGCTTCACGGAGCCCGCGGGCGCCCTCGCGGACGGTGCGGGCGGCGCGGACGGACGGGCCCGCGGCGTGGCGGCGGCCCCGGAGCCCGCGTACGAGCCCGACCCGCCGTACGAGTCCCACGAGTCCGACGCCTCCTACGAGTCCGACGCCTATGCGCCCGACGCGTACGAGCCCGGAGCCGCGTACGAGACCGGGCCCGCCCACGAGCCGGACGCCCGGCCCGGGCCCGACTACGAATCCGACCTGCGGGCGGCGCGAGCCGGTGCGATCGCCGCGTACCGCGCGGGCGCGGCCCGGGCGGCGGCCCAGGTCAGCGAGGCCGACACCGGCAGCGTCACCGGCCGGATCGCGGATCCGTACGGAGTGCGCGGAGCGCGCGAGACCCATGGCAAGGGCGCGCGGGAGAGCTGGAACGGCGGCGCGCGCAAGCAGTGGCACGGCGCCGTCCCCCGGGCCGGAGTGCCCGCGCAGGGCGACGCCCCGGCCCCGAGCCTGGCCAAGCGGTCCGCGCCGCCGCAGCGGCAGGCCCCGCTGGACGACGACGCGTACGACAGGTACGAGACGCGCGACACCTACGACACGTACGACGCCCACGATGGGCACGACAGGTACGGCACCTCGGCGGAGGAGGCCGAGGAGGCCCAGGAGACCGCCGAGTACGAGGGCTCCGAGCCGGACGGCCACGCGCTCAGCGGCCGTTGGGACGACCCCGCGGCCGAGCGGCGTCCCCGGCGCGGCCCCGCCACCGCGCTGGCCGCCGAGCGGGCCCGGCACGCGCGGATGACGGTCGTGGGCGCGGTCACCGAGCGCTGGGCCCCCGAGCAGGCCGGTCCCGTGCACGAGAACTGGCAGCTCGCCGCGCCCATCGGACCCGCCACCGACCTGTGGGCGCTCGGCGCACTGCTCTTCCGCGCCGTCCAGGGCCACGCGCCCTACCCGGAGGAGAGCACCGCCGAGCTGGTGCAGATGGTGTGCGCGGAGCCGCCCGCGTTCGCCGAGGAGTGCGGGCCGCTGCGGCCGGTCGTGGAGTCGCTGCTGCGTCAGGACCCGACCGAGCGCATCGACTTCGAGGAGCTGAGCGGCTGGCTGCGCTCCCTGGTGCGGTCGGCGCCGGAGCCGGACGCGGGCACGCACGTGGTCCCGGCACCGCCGTACGACGGCGGCAGGCTGCCCGTCGTGCGCCGCCGCGGCGAGGTCGTGCGCAAGCGGCGCCCGCCCGCGCCGGTCGCCACGGGCACCGGCCACGGCCGCCACAAGCGCGGCCGGGAGCACACCCGGGACACCAAGCCGGTGCGGGCGCCCCGCCCGGAGCGGGAGCCGCGCCCCGCGCAGGGGCCGCGTTCGCTGGGCCGGGTGCTGCTCCTGGTGATCCTCGCGGGGCTCGTGGCGGCGGTCACGTACGCGATGCTGTTCATGCCCAAGGCCGATGAGAACGAGGGCGCGGGGCGCACGGGCAACGCGGGCGAGTCAAGCACCGCCCCGGACGACCGCCCCGCGGGCAACGGCAAGCCGGGCCAGGGCGGCGACCCCGACGACAAGGGCGAGGGCCAGGACGACAAGCCGGGGAAGTCGCCCGACGGCGAGAAGACCCCCGGCTCGCAGCAGCCGCAGACCACCGCGCCCGACCTGGCGCCCGGCTTCACGCTGCGCAAGGACACGGAGGGCTTCCGCGTCGCCGTGGCCAGCGGCTGGCAGCGCCAGGCGATGAACGGCCGGGACCAAGTGCTCTACACCCACGGCAGGTTCGAGCTCCTCGTCGTCCCGGGCCGGGACAGCACCGGGGACTACGGCACGGACCCGATGAAGTACCAGAAGGAGGACGAGCGCGAGCTCCAGCCGTTCCGGGACTCCTCCTGGGCCACGTCCAGCGGGATGCGCCGGGTCGACGTGGGCGGCCGCGCCATGGCGGAGGGCCAGTTCACCTGGCAGGGTTCGGACGGCACGGAGGTCTTCGTGCGCAATCTGGCGCTGATCGTGGACGGCAAGTACCACGTGGTGCAGGTGCGCGGCCCGGAGGCCGAACGGGACGAGGTGGACCGGCTGTACGAGCAGGCGTCGAAGTCGTACCAGGCCACCGGCTGACGCTCCCCGGGGCCGGAGGGCCAGCAGGCCAGGCCGGAGGGCGCAGGGCCGCACCGGATGCACCCCGGACCGCACCGGAAGCGCCCCGGACCGCACCGGATGCACCCCGGACCGCACCGCATCGATGGCGGACCGATGGCGGATCGACGGCGGACCAACGGCGGATTGACGGCGGATCGAACCAAACCGCCCCAGCCGTCGTCTTCGTCGGCGCCGGACACAACTGGAAGCGCCCTCTCCGTACGCGTGGGTAATGCGGGGATTCGCGGTGGAACGGCGAAGAACCGGGACCGCATCCGTCACAGTGCGGCTTCCGGCCACCCCCTCCCGTTCCCTGCCTCCCCACGCCTCCTTACCCTTGGCTCTGTCAGAACCTGGGCCCTGTCAAGACCAACTGCGGGGGAACGTGAATCAGATGCAGGGCCTGCTCCTCGCCGGCCGCTACCGGCTCGGTGAGTCCATCGGCAGCGGTGGCATGGGGCGGGTGTGGCGCGCGCGGGACGAGGTGCTGCACCGGGCCGTTGCCGTCAAGGAGCTGACGGCCGCCCAGTGGGTGCAGGAGGCCGACCGCGCGGTCCTGCTGACGCGCACCCAGACGGAGGCGCGGGCCCAGGCGCAGATCAACCACTCCGCCGTCGTCACCGTCCACGACGTACTCGAGTACGACGACCGGCCGTGGATCGTGATGGAGCTCGTCGAGGGCTGCTCGCTCGCCGACGCGGTCAAGGAGCGGGGCCGCGTCGAGGCGCGCGAGGTCGCCCGCATCGGCCTGTGGGTGCTGCGCGCCCTGCGGGCCGCGCACACCGCCGGGGTCCTGCACCGCGACATCAAACCGGGCAACGTCCTGCTGTCGGACGACGGCCGGGTGCTGCTCACCGACTTCGGCATCGCGGCGATCGAGGGCGACAAGACCATCACGCGCACCGGCGAAGTGGTGGGCTCCGTCGACTATCTGGCGCCCGAGCGGGTCAGCGGCGCCAACCCCGGCCCGGCAGCCGACCTGTGGGCGCTCGGCGCCACGCTGTACACGGCGGTGGAGGGCAACTCGCCGTTCCGCCGCACCTCGCCGCTCGGCACCATGCAGGCCGTGGTGACGGAGGAGCCCGCGGCGGCCGCGCACGCCGGAGCCCTCGGCCCGGTCATCGCCGCGCTGCTGCGCAAGGACCCGACCGCGCGGCCGAGCGCGGACGAGGCGGAGCAGATGCTCGCCGAGGCCGCGGAGGGGCGCAGGCCCAGCACCGCGCAGGCGTACGTACCGACGCGGACCAACCAGCTGCCGCCGCCCGTGGCCCGGCCCGTGGCCCAGCCCGCGACCGCGCAGCAGACGGCCCCCGCGACCCCCACGCCCGCCCCGGCGCCCGGCAGGGGCCGCTGGGCCAGGCGGCTCGCGCTGGTCGCCGCGGCGGCGCTGCTCGGCGGCGGCGCGGTGTTCGGATACCTGCAGTTCGGCGGTGACAACGGCGACCGCGCCCGCGCCGAGGCCAGCGAGGGGCAGGAGACCAAGGGCGGCAAGGACGGCAAGGACGGCGACCGGATCGTCGGCGGCATCCCCGCCGACTGGGAGCGGGTGCGCGACGCCGAGGGCTTCAGTCTGATGCTGCCCAAGGGCTGGTCGCGACGCGTCGACGGCAACCAGATCGACTACACGCCGGACAACGGCCGCCACTTCGTGCGCATCGCCATCGACCGCAGCCCGGACTTCGACAGCCCCTACGCCCACCAGATCGACCTGGAGCGGCAGCTCAAGCTGCCGAACTACCAGCGCCTGCACCTGAACTCCAACAACTTCCGCGACCACCCCGGCGCGCTGTGGGAGTTCCGCTGGACGGCGGGTTCGAGCGACACCACCAAGGGCCCCCGGCACGCCATCGAGCAGGGGTACATCAACGGGGACGGTGTCGAGTACATGATCTACATGTCGGGCCCCGAGGCGAGCTGGGACACGACGCGGGAACAGTTCGACGCGGTGCTGCGCGGCTGGCGCGACTGACCCCGCGTTGGCGGCCTGAAGCGGTGCCGCGCGACTGCCCCCGCGCGGGCGGCCTGAACTGGCCGGTCTCCGGCCCCACCTGCGGTGGTCCGGATCGATGGCCACACCTCTGGGGCATGATGGCCGCATGGGGAGCCTGGGTGACAGCACCCGTGTGATCGCCGGTCGTTACCGCATCGAAGCGCGGCTCGGCCGGGGCGGCATGGGTGTCGTGTGGCGGGCCAGTGACCAGCTCCTCGGCCGCCGGGTCGCCGTCAAGGAGCTCGCGGTCGACGAGACCCTCTCCGAGGAGGAGGCCGCCCGGCAGCGCGAGCGCACCCTGCACGAGGCGCGCGCGGTGGCGCGGCTGAGCCATCCGCACATCGTGGTCGTGCACGACGTGGTGGTCCAGGACGGCCACGCGTACCTCGTCATGGAGTACGTCGACGGCGTGTCGCTCGCGCGGCGCATCGCCCGCTCGGGGCCGCTCGGCCCGCACGCGGCGGCCCGGGTCGGTCTCGATCTGCTCGGCGCGCTGCGCACCGCGCACGCCGCCGGGATCCTGCACCGCGACCTGAAGCCCGCGAACGTGCTCATCGAGGAGGCCACCGGCCGCGTCGTCCTCACGGACTTTGGAATAGCGCAGGTCAGCGGGGCTACGACACTCACCGAGAGCGGGTCGTTCGTCGGTTCGCCGGAGTACACCGCGCCCGAGCGGATGTCCGGCGAGCGGACCGGGCCCGCGTCCGACCTGTGGTCGCTCGGGGCGCTGCTCGTCACGGCGGTCACCGGCGAGTCGCCGTTCCGCCGCGACTCGATCGGCGGGGTGCTGCACGCCGTCGTCTTCGACGAGATACGCCCGCCGCCCGCCGCGGCACCACTCGCGCCCGTCGTCCTCGGGCTGCTCGAACGCGACCCGGAGCGACGGCTCGACGCGGCCTCGGCGGAGCGGCTGCTGCGGACGTACGTCGTGACCGGCACGATGCCGAGGCTCGACGGGGACCGGTCGGGCTCCGGTCTGCTGCCTGCCGCGTTATGGCCGGGCCGCCAGCCGTCTACCCCCCGTGACCTGCCCCGATACCAGCGGACCAGGGCCGCGGTGCTGCTGCCGCTGCCGGCGGATCCCTACGAGCCCGGACCGGTCACCCGGCAGCGGCTGAACCGGCGGCAGGGCCGCACCATGCTCATCGCCGCCGTCCTGGTCGCCGCCGTGGCGGGCGGCGCGGTCTCGGCCGCCGCGCTCCTGCTCGGCCGCGACGGCGAAGGGGAGGGGGGAAATCCGGCCACGTCGGCCACGCGGGACGTGCCCGGCACCGCGGCCACCGGCGCTCCCCGGCCCACGGCCACCTCCACGGTCACCAAGACGCCGGACTCCGTGCGGCCCTCCACGCCCGACGCCCCGCGCGGCTACCGCCTGGCGAAGGACCCGCGCGGCTTCACGCTCGCCGTGCCCACGGGCTACCGGCGCACCACGGACGGACCGCGCACCTACTACACCTCCCCGGACGGCGCCTTCCGCGTCGGCATCGAGGCCGCGGCCCCGGTGCCCGGCGGCCCGTCCGCGGCCCAGCGCCGCGCGCACGCGGCGGGCCCCGAGCGCGTCCCCGGCTACCGCGACGGGCAGGTCACCGAGACCACCCGCAACGGCCGCCCCGCCGCGCTGTGGCAGTTCACCCGGGACGGCCCGCTCCGCACCTACGACCTGTGCTGGGAGGAGGGCGGGCGGATGTACGACGTGTGGGTGTCGGCTCCGCTGCCCGAATCCGGGCGGGGGCGGCGGTACTTCGACACCGCGGTCGACACGTTCGTACGCCGCTGACGGGCCCGGCGGGGGCGTGAGTTCCCGGGCCGTGCATCACCCCGGTCACAAGTGGGGACCCCGGCTGGAATCAGACACGTCAGGCAAGGTAGTCATGGGTCCATGAGCAACGACGGGGGAGCCGGGCACGGCCCGCAGGACACCACCAGTTACGGGCTGCAGCCGCCACGGCCCGCCGATCAGGGCGGGACGCCGTACCCCCATCCGTACGGGGAGCCGGCGCAGGCCGTCCCGGGCCAGCAGGCGCCGTACGGCGGGCAGTCGCCGTCCGGACCGCAGGCGTCGTCCGCGCGGCCCACCCGGTCCGACCCGGGTACGGGACGGCTCGTGGGCGGCCGCTACCGGCTGCTCTCCAAGCTCGGGCACGGCGGCATGGGCACGGTCTGGCGCGCCAAGGACGAGACCGTCGACCGCGAGGTGGCCGTCAAGGAGCCGCGCCTGCCCGACCACCTGCCCGACCGCGAGCGCGCCAACGCCTTCGAGCGGATGCGCCGCGAGGCCCGCGCCGCCGCCCGCCTCGACCACCCGGCGGTCGTGAACGTCCACGACGTCGTCGTCGAGGACGACCAGCCGTGGATCGTCATGGAGTTCGTACGGGGGCGCTCGCTCGGCGCCGCGCTGCGCGAGGGCACCCTCGGCGCGCGGGAGGCGGCGCGCGTCGGCCTCGAAGTGCTCGGCGCCCTGGAGGCGGCGCACGCGGCGGGCATCCTGCACCGCGACGTGAAGCCGGACAACGTGCTGCTCGGTGACCACGACCGCGTCGTCCTCACCGACTTCGGCATCGCCCAGATCGAGGGCGAGACGAATCTGACGGACACCGGCGGCTTCGTCGGCTCGCCCGAGTTCATCGCCCCCGAGCGCGTCCTCGGCCAGCGCCCCGGACCGGCGTCCGACCTGTGGTCGCTCGGCGTCGTCCTGTACGCGGCGACGGAGGGCGTGTCGCCGTTCCGCCGCAGCAACACGCCCGCGACTCTGCAGTCCGTCCTGAACGCCACGCCCGCGGCGCCCGCCTCCGCGCAGGGACCGCTCGCCGACGCCATCAACGGCCTGCTGCACAAGGACCCCGCGCACCGCCCGAACGCGGGGCGGGTGCGGGCGCTCCTGGAGGAGGCCGTGCGGCCGCCGCAGCCCCCGCCGACGCAGGTGGTCACGGTCGCGGGCGACCCGGGCGGGCCGGGCGCGCCGCGCGGCAAGGGCGTCTTCCTCGGCCGCAAGGCGCTCGTGGTGATCGGCGCCGCGGTGGCCGCGGCGGTGGTGGCGGGCGTGCTCGTCGCGGTGAACCCGTTCGGCGACGGCTCGTCGGACGCCGGGCCGTGGGAGGAGCACGCCGAGAAGAAGCTCGGCGCCACCGTCTCGGCGCCCGAGGGCTACGACAGATGGGTGCCCGGCGACGACGCGGCACCGAAGGAGCACTGGGTCTCGTTCCGGGACTCCAGCGGTCAGATCTCGGTGACGCTGACCCTGGACAAGAAGTCCGAGGACGACCTCAACTACATCGCGGGCACCTCCATGGCCGAGGCGTACGAGGACATGAAGGACCTGGACCAGGGCAGTTCGGTGCTCGGCTCGTCGCTGAGCCCGGACGAGCTGCGGCCGGGCAAGAAGACCACGCAGAGCGACTACCGGGGCAGCCAGTCCGCGGAGAACCTCATTCCGTACACGAACAAGGAGAGCGAGACGGAGTACCCGCGCGAGGCCACGATCTTCTACTACCGGACCAAGTCCGGCGACATGTACAAGCTGTGGATCGACTACCCGGCCAAGAGCGACTTC harbors:
- a CDS encoding protein kinase, with amino-acid sequence MDDYAGRVLADRYRLPLPPADEYEFAETRAFDTYSGQEVLVRQVPLPEVVEAEVVGDEGYGDGDLSDVLPGGLPEGFRSAGSGARTTRRPGARATRRPSDPAVRRAIEAAQAAARIPDHPRLDQVFDVFAEDGSLWIVSELVAARPLAALLADKPLNPFRAAEVAADVVTALRVLHAHGWVHRNITVRTVLVCDDGRVLLTGLAAGAAEEALCGYDPRPEGEDFSGFTEPAGALADGAGGADGRARGVAAAPEPAYEPDPPYESHESDASYESDAYAPDAYEPGAAYETGPAHEPDARPGPDYESDLRAARAGAIAAYRAGAARAAAQVSEADTGSVTGRIADPYGVRGARETHGKGARESWNGGARKQWHGAVPRAGVPAQGDAPAPSLAKRSAPPQRQAPLDDDAYDRYETRDTYDTYDAHDGHDRYGTSAEEAEEAQETAEYEGSEPDGHALSGRWDDPAAERRPRRGPATALAAERARHARMTVVGAVTERWAPEQAGPVHENWQLAAPIGPATDLWALGALLFRAVQGHAPYPEESTAELVQMVCAEPPAFAEECGPLRPVVESLLRQDPTERIDFEELSGWLRSLVRSAPEPDAGTHVVPAPPYDGGRLPVVRRRGEVVRKRRPPAPVATGTGHGRHKRGREHTRDTKPVRAPRPEREPRPAQGPRSLGRVLLLVILAGLVAAVTYAMLFMPKADENEGAGRTGNAGESSTAPDDRPAGNGKPGQGGDPDDKGEGQDDKPGKSPDGEKTPGSQQPQTTAPDLAPGFTLRKDTEGFRVAVASGWQRQAMNGRDQVLYTHGRFELLVVPGRDSTGDYGTDPMKYQKEDERELQPFRDSSWATSSGMRRVDVGGRAMAEGQFTWQGSDGTEVFVRNLALIVDGKYHVVQVRGPEAERDEVDRLYEQASKSYQATG
- a CDS encoding serine/threonine-protein kinase — translated: MQGLLLAGRYRLGESIGSGGMGRVWRARDEVLHRAVAVKELTAAQWVQEADRAVLLTRTQTEARAQAQINHSAVVTVHDVLEYDDRPWIVMELVEGCSLADAVKERGRVEAREVARIGLWVLRALRAAHTAGVLHRDIKPGNVLLSDDGRVLLTDFGIAAIEGDKTITRTGEVVGSVDYLAPERVSGANPGPAADLWALGATLYTAVEGNSPFRRTSPLGTMQAVVTEEPAAAAHAGALGPVIAALLRKDPTARPSADEAEQMLAEAAEGRRPSTAQAYVPTRTNQLPPPVARPVAQPATAQQTAPATPTPAPAPGRGRWARRLALVAAAALLGGGAVFGYLQFGGDNGDRARAEASEGQETKGGKDGKDGDRIVGGIPADWERVRDAEGFSLMLPKGWSRRVDGNQIDYTPDNGRHFVRIAIDRSPDFDSPYAHQIDLERQLKLPNYQRLHLNSNNFRDHPGALWEFRWTAGSSDTTKGPRHAIEQGYINGDGVEYMIYMSGPEASWDTTREQFDAVLRGWRD
- a CDS encoding serine/threonine-protein kinase, coding for MGSLGDSTRVIAGRYRIEARLGRGGMGVVWRASDQLLGRRVAVKELAVDETLSEEEAARQRERTLHEARAVARLSHPHIVVVHDVVVQDGHAYLVMEYVDGVSLARRIARSGPLGPHAAARVGLDLLGALRTAHAAGILHRDLKPANVLIEEATGRVVLTDFGIAQVSGATTLTESGSFVGSPEYTAPERMSGERTGPASDLWSLGALLVTAVTGESPFRRDSIGGVLHAVVFDEIRPPPAAAPLAPVVLGLLERDPERRLDAASAERLLRTYVVTGTMPRLDGDRSGSGLLPAALWPGRQPSTPRDLPRYQRTRAAVLLPLPADPYEPGPVTRQRLNRRQGRTMLIAAVLVAAVAGGAVSAAALLLGRDGEGEGGNPATSATRDVPGTAATGAPRPTATSTVTKTPDSVRPSTPDAPRGYRLAKDPRGFTLAVPTGYRRTTDGPRTYYTSPDGAFRVGIEAAAPVPGGPSAAQRRAHAAGPERVPGYRDGQVTETTRNGRPAALWQFTRDGPLRTYDLCWEEGGRMYDVWVSAPLPESGRGRRYFDTAVDTFVRR
- a CDS encoding serine/threonine-protein kinase, yielding MSNDGGAGHGPQDTTSYGLQPPRPADQGGTPYPHPYGEPAQAVPGQQAPYGGQSPSGPQASSARPTRSDPGTGRLVGGRYRLLSKLGHGGMGTVWRAKDETVDREVAVKEPRLPDHLPDRERANAFERMRREARAAARLDHPAVVNVHDVVVEDDQPWIVMEFVRGRSLGAALREGTLGAREAARVGLEVLGALEAAHAAGILHRDVKPDNVLLGDHDRVVLTDFGIAQIEGETNLTDTGGFVGSPEFIAPERVLGQRPGPASDLWSLGVVLYAATEGVSPFRRSNTPATLQSVLNATPAAPASAQGPLADAINGLLHKDPAHRPNAGRVRALLEEAVRPPQPPPTQVVTVAGDPGGPGAPRGKGVFLGRKALVVIGAAVAAAVVAGVLVAVNPFGDGSSDAGPWEEHAEKKLGATVSAPEGYDRWVPGDDAAPKEHWVSFRDSSGQISVTLTLDKKSEDDLNYIAGTSMAEAYEDMKDLDQGSSVLGSSLSPDELRPGKKTTQSDYRGSQSAENLIPYTNKESETEYPREATIFYYRTKSGDMYKLWIDYPAKSDFTERGREVARKAIEDLEISKP